The Flavobacteriales bacterium genome includes a window with the following:
- a CDS encoding UvrD-helicase domain-containing protein yields MEYLNELNHEQRRAVEQIEGPVMIIAGAGSGKTRVLTYRVAHLINNGFDPFNILALTFTNKAAKEMRARIEAMVGAEARNIWMGTFHSVFAKILRFESERLGYPSNFTIYDTADSKNLIKAILKEEALDDKTYKPSLVLNRISAAKTNLISANEYLKNDELITEDRMSAKPKLGIIYKKYSDRLFKSGAMDFDDLLYWTNVLLRDFPDVLNKYQNRFKAIMVDEYQDTNYAQYLIVKRLAAKFENICVVGDDAQSIYAFRGANIENILNFKKDYPDVRTFKLEQNYRSTKHIVGAANHVIEQNQDRLKKTVWTSNDDGERINVVRTLTDNEEGMSVARSIFETKMNNQATEKDFAILYRTNAQSRSIEEALRKMNLPYRIYGGQSFYQRKEIKDLVSYFRMVINPQDEEALKRIINYPVRGIGKTTIEKAIVLGNDWNKDIWSIISDPQILYSQFNAGTAKKLELFVNMIRSFQSELKTTDAYELGSRIASSSGILRDLHADKSPEGVSRYENIQELLNGLKEFVEDVPSEDEVVTEPEPKTLDRFTADIALLTDADKDNDPENRDKVSLMTIHASKGLEFPYVYIVGLEENLFPSQLSLSSRPDLEEERRLFYVALTRAEKQVSLSYAVSRFRWGNLVHSEPSRFIEEIPEKHLNVTASKPTINNNSIPSSPWTKKPQFNTTNNQSGTVSRADIKSRNLTKYDDSREPGELDTGGGTSEHLNRMTLGTEVIHDKFGKGEIIAMEGISPNIKATVFFQGAGNKQLLLKFAKLRIVGKAKQ; encoded by the coding sequence ATGGAGTATTTAAACGAACTGAACCACGAACAGCGAAGAGCTGTTGAACAGATAGAAGGTCCCGTAATGATTATTGCTGGAGCGGGATCTGGAAAAACAAGGGTGCTGACCTACAGGGTTGCACACCTGATCAACAATGGATTTGACCCCTTCAACATTCTGGCGCTGACGTTTACGAACAAGGCTGCGAAAGAAATGCGTGCTCGAATTGAAGCCATGGTAGGTGCCGAAGCTCGAAACATTTGGATGGGCACGTTCCACTCTGTGTTCGCCAAGATCCTTCGTTTTGAAAGTGAACGACTAGGCTATCCTTCCAACTTTACCATTTACGATACGGCAGACTCCAAAAACCTTATCAAAGCCATTCTCAAAGAAGAGGCTTTGGATGACAAAACCTACAAGCCAAGTTTGGTTCTTAACCGAATATCAGCGGCAAAGACGAATCTCATTTCTGCCAACGAATACCTAAAAAATGATGAGCTCATCACGGAAGACCGTATGAGCGCAAAGCCAAAGTTGGGTATCATTTACAAAAAGTACTCAGACCGTTTGTTCAAATCAGGTGCAATGGACTTTGACGACCTACTCTACTGGACGAATGTTTTGCTTCGCGATTTTCCTGACGTTCTGAACAAGTATCAGAATCGGTTCAAAGCCATTATGGTTGATGAGTATCAGGATACCAATTATGCGCAATATCTTATCGTAAAGCGCCTTGCTGCCAAGTTTGAAAACATCTGCGTGGTAGGAGATGACGCACAATCGATCTACGCTTTCCGCGGAGCGAATATTGAGAACATTCTGAATTTCAAGAAGGATTATCCTGACGTTCGAACGTTTAAACTGGAGCAGAACTACCGTTCAACCAAACATATTGTAGGCGCTGCCAATCATGTAATTGAACAAAATCAGGACAGACTGAAAAAAACGGTTTGGACAAGTAATGATGATGGTGAACGCATAAATGTGGTCCGCACACTGACGGATAATGAAGAAGGCATGTCTGTGGCCCGTTCGATCTTTGAAACAAAGATGAACAACCAAGCAACCGAAAAGGATTTCGCCATTCTCTATCGCACCAACGCCCAATCGCGTTCTATTGAGGAGGCACTTAGAAAAATGAATTTGCCATACCGCATCTACGGTGGTCAAAGCTTCTATCAGCGTAAAGAGATCAAAGACCTTGTATCTTACTTTCGAATGGTCATCAATCCTCAAGATGAGGAAGCGTTGAAACGCATTATCAATTATCCTGTACGTGGCATAGGTAAGACGACCATCGAAAAGGCCATTGTACTTGGTAATGATTGGAACAAGGATATCTGGTCCATTATCAGCGATCCTCAAATATTGTATTCGCAATTCAACGCTGGAACGGCAAAAAAACTGGAACTCTTCGTCAATATGATCCGCAGTTTTCAGTCGGAATTAAAAACCACAGACGCCTATGAGCTTGGATCAAGGATCGCTTCGTCCTCTGGAATATTGCGCGACCTTCATGCGGACAAATCTCCTGAAGGAGTAAGCAGATACGAGAACATTCAAGAGCTTTTGAACGGTTTGAAGGAATTCGTGGAAGATGTGCCATCCGAAGACGAAGTTGTTACTGAACCGGAGCCAAAGACGCTTGATCGCTTCACAGCTGATATTGCCCTTTTAACAGATGCCGACAAAGACAATGACCCTGAAAATCGGGATAAAGTATCGCTGATGACCATCCACGCCTCGAAAGGACTTGAGTTTCCATACGTGTACATCGTTGGGTTGGAGGAGAATTTGTTCCCATCTCAGTTGTCATTGAGTTCGCGTCCGGATCTGGAAGAGGAACGGAGATTGTTTTATGTAGCTCTCACAAGAGCAGAGAAACAAGTGAGTTTGAGCTACGCTGTAAGTCGCTTCAGATGGGGAAATCTTGTACATAGCGAACCAAGCAGGTTCATAGAAGAAATACCGGAAAAACATCTGAACGTAACCGCCTCAAAACCAACGATCAATAATAATTCCATACCTTCATCGCCTTGGACTAAAAAGCCCCAATTCAACACTACAAACAATCAATCAGGAACCGTGAGCAGAGCAGACATCAAATCCAGGAATCTTACCAAATACGATGATAGTAGAGAACCAGGAGAGCTTGACACAGGAGGTGGCACAAGTGAGCACTTGAACCGAATGACCCTTGGCACCGAAGTAATCCATGATAAATTTGGAAAAGGTGAGATTATCGCAATGGAAGGTATTTCCCCAAATATTAAGGCTACGGTGTTTTTTCAAGGAGCAGGAAATAAACAACTGCTTTTGAAATTCGCCAAACTTAGAATAGTTGGTAAGGCGAAGCAATGA
- a CDS encoding gliding motility-associated C-terminal domain-containing protein translates to MRKIYFLAILSLSLLLNVNLLFAQCGTTPIAGDLIISSNTSLSGTYNITGTFRVDAGVVCTVTPYSSGGCGELIINASDIEVIGDIIADGAGFLGGAGGTGGAAGNNVGALTGCLDKDNCLVIDVNGGAAGAAGSGPGSGASGNGGSLGMGPKQACQNFGDEYGFVGGAGGAGGAGGGSYGGLALQGGAGGAGAAYNSGNFSGMSITGCASPTAGTGGTGGVIGGTYGTTTGPDIDLGSGGAGGGGGGKSASNGATGAVGGAGGGLVALYATGDLTVAGNISVNGSTSGVGGNGGNGGTTTDCCSDACNDCAERTFSSGAGGGGGAGGGSGGGILLQANGISTITGTLRSIGGNGGNGGTGGTGTSGCNYSALFCGSSSGSANAGTGGNLGGGGSGGRIKIFQSPCQPNVISASVLINGGTGFGGVAADGTYHLGDIAVIIPPTLTAVVDSVSCFGLADGAATVSISGGTAPFTYSWLPVGGNAATATNLAAGSYDVMVTDSNGCMVTQSVVIPQPDTLTAQVFGTIDANCFGSNTGEASVMGFGGTSPYTYLWNDPQTQNTATAVSLPVGSWVAQVTDANGCVATDTVVTGQPAPFAASVTIDQQVACFGQSNGQATVSANGSNLSYSWDDPASQQTATASGLAAGTYNVTVASSQTCDTTITVVITEPAVLTLLAVQNQQVSCNGGSDGIALATTLGGTAPFSYQWNDPNLQTTASATGLAAGTYNVIVTDANLCTTSGSVTITQASAMSIAVSIDNASCNGLSDASIQAIVSGGTPGYQYTWNPGNISGNPLTGIPAGSYSVTVTDANNCTADFQNILVQEPLPIVLSLAQTQNVSCNGASDGLAEVSALGGTPGYTYLWDDPTAQSTALAGGLPPGTYSALVTDANGCTAQWLNVNITEPDALVITVTSTTSITCDYSEDGMAETQVSGGTLPYSYSWNDPDNQTGSTALGLPAGSFTATVTDGNGCTAQATATINPPAFVLNADFSLSPQAGLQPLEITVTNLSEGGTAYQWIFGDGNTITTYDTASFQFLYADSGTFSLTLVAYNDVTGCTDTMTITDGVSVEPTSLIIVPNVITPNGDGLNDMFPIDPIENDFFPFKIRNIYDFRGEIFNRWGEKVYEWTQPLAGWDGRSTSGLELNSGTYFYVITAKGVDGEKVTDYKFNGDVTLIR, encoded by the coding sequence ATGAGAAAAATTTATTTTCTAGCCATACTAAGCCTTTCGTTGCTGCTTAACGTGAATCTTTTGTTCGCGCAGTGCGGAACAACGCCTATTGCAGGAGACCTTATTATTTCGTCCAATACATCGCTTTCAGGCACCTACAACATCACAGGAACCTTTAGGGTTGACGCTGGTGTGGTTTGCACCGTCACGCCTTATTCAAGTGGAGGATGTGGGGAGCTGATAATCAATGCCTCAGATATTGAGGTCATTGGAGATATCATTGCTGATGGTGCTGGATTTTTAGGAGGAGCCGGTGGTACGGGCGGTGCTGCAGGAAACAACGTTGGTGCACTTACCGGATGTTTGGATAAAGACAACTGTTTGGTCATTGATGTCAATGGTGGTGCCGCAGGGGCTGCTGGTTCTGGGCCAGGTTCAGGGGCTTCTGGAAATGGTGGTTCTCTTGGCATGGGACCAAAACAGGCCTGTCAGAATTTTGGCGATGAATATGGATTTGTTGGCGGAGCTGGAGGTGCTGGTGGTGCTGGAGGCGGAAGCTATGGAGGTTTGGCCTTGCAAGGCGGAGCTGGTGGTGCAGGTGCAGCATACAATTCAGGTAACTTTTCAGGAATGAGTATAACTGGTTGCGCTAGCCCAACTGCAGGTACAGGTGGTACAGGTGGGGTCATCGGAGGAACGTACGGAACAACTACTGGTCCAGATATAGACCTTGGTTCTGGTGGAGCTGGAGGAGGTGGTGGAGGTAAGAGTGCTTCCAATGGCGCGACTGGTGCTGTTGGTGGGGCAGGAGGCGGCCTTGTTGCTCTCTACGCCACTGGCGACCTTACCGTAGCTGGAAACATCTCTGTCAATGGGTCTACAAGTGGAGTAGGCGGAAATGGAGGAAACGGAGGTACAACAACCGATTGCTGTTCTGATGCTTGCAACGATTGCGCTGAACGTACTTTTTCATCAGGTGCTGGCGGTGGCGGAGGCGCTGGTGGAGGTTCTGGTGGTGGAATCCTTCTTCAGGCCAATGGCATTTCAACTATTACAGGTACGCTTCGTTCTATTGGTGGAAACGGAGGAAATGGTGGAACAGGAGGAACAGGAACTTCAGGATGCAATTACAGCGCTCTGTTTTGCGGAAGTAGCAGTGGTTCTGCAAATGCTGGAACTGGTGGTAATCTTGGAGGTGGCGGTTCAGGCGGTCGAATCAAAATTTTCCAAAGCCCTTGCCAACCGAACGTGATCAGTGCAAGTGTGCTTATCAATGGTGGAACTGGTTTTGGCGGAGTAGCCGCAGACGGCACATATCACTTAGGCGATATTGCCGTTATCATTCCTCCAACGCTTACAGCAGTGGTGGATAGCGTTAGTTGTTTTGGATTGGCTGATGGTGCAGCAACCGTAAGTATTTCGGGAGGAACAGCACCATTCACGTATTCTTGGTTGCCTGTTGGAGGAAATGCTGCAACTGCCACCAACTTAGCTGCAGGGTCTTACGATGTGATGGTGACCGATTCTAACGGATGTATGGTCACGCAATCAGTGGTCATTCCACAGCCAGATACTTTGACGGCACAGGTCTTCGGAACCATCGATGCAAACTGCTTCGGTTCTAATACAGGCGAAGCTTCTGTGATGGGCTTTGGCGGAACATCTCCTTACACTTACCTATGGAATGATCCTCAAACGCAGAATACAGCTACAGCAGTAAGCCTACCTGTAGGTTCTTGGGTTGCCCAGGTCACAGATGCAAATGGATGCGTGGCAACCGATACGGTCGTCACAGGCCAGCCAGCTCCGTTTGCTGCTAGTGTCACTATCGATCAGCAAGTAGCTTGCTTTGGACAATCTAACGGACAGGCCACGGTTTCTGCCAATGGATCCAATCTTAGTTATTCTTGGGATGACCCTGCATCGCAGCAAACAGCTACAGCTTCTGGTCTTGCAGCTGGAACCTATAATGTAACAGTGGCATCTTCTCAAACCTGCGATACTACGATCACGGTGGTCATAACTGAGCCTGCAGTTCTCACCTTGCTTGCGGTTCAAAATCAACAAGTGTCTTGTAATGGTGGAAGCGATGGTATTGCGCTTGCCACTACTTTGGGCGGAACAGCTCCATTCTCTTATCAGTGGAATGACCCGAACCTGCAAACAACCGCAAGTGCTACAGGTCTTGCAGCAGGAACATACAACGTAATCGTTACTGATGCTAATCTGTGCACCACTTCAGGCTCGGTCACTATCACACAGGCCTCCGCCATGTCGATAGCTGTTTCTATTGATAACGCCAGTTGTAATGGTCTTTCAGATGCATCCATCCAAGCAATTGTTTCAGGCGGAACTCCCGGATATCAGTATACGTGGAATCCGGGTAACATTTCAGGAAATCCGCTCACGGGTATTCCTGCCGGATCTTATTCTGTAACCGTTACCGATGCCAATAACTGCACGGCCGATTTTCAGAACATCTTGGTACAAGAACCATTACCGATCGTACTTTCCCTTGCTCAGACACAGAACGTCAGTTGCAATGGTGCATCCGATGGTTTGGCAGAAGTGAGTGCCTTAGGAGGAACTCCAGGCTATACGTATCTGTGGGACGACCCAACGGCACAGTCAACCGCGTTGGCAGGTGGACTGCCTCCTGGAACGTACTCGGCATTAGTTACAGACGCTAACGGTTGCACTGCACAGTGGTTGAATGTCAACATTACCGAGCCAGACGCATTGGTTATCACTGTCACATCTACCACTTCCATTACCTGCGATTATTCTGAAGATGGAATGGCAGAAACACAAGTGTCAGGCGGAACCTTGCCGTACAGTTATTCTTGGAATGATCCAGACAATCAAACAGGAAGTACAGCGTTGGGGCTTCCAGCAGGCAGCTTTACTGCAACAGTTACAGATGGCAACGGATGTACTGCACAGGCCACAGCAACCATCAACCCACCTGCATTTGTGCTTAACGCAGATTTCAGCCTAAGCCCACAGGCAGGTTTGCAGCCACTTGAAATAACTGTAACCAACCTTTCCGAAGGAGGAACTGCATACCAATGGATATTTGGCGATGGAAACACCATCACCACGTACGATACAGCTTCGTTCCAATTCCTCTATGCCGATTCTGGAACTTTCAGCCTCACTTTGGTGGCTTACAACGATGTAACGGGTTGTACCGATACCATGACCATCACAGATGGTGTTTCCGTAGAGCCAACTTCGTTGATCATTGTTCCAAACGTTATTACACCTAATGGCGATGGACTGAATGACATGTTTCCGATAGACCCGATTGAGAATGACTTCTTCCCATTCAAGATCCGTAACATCTACGATTTCAGAGGAGAGATATTCAACCGATGGGGAGAGAAGGTGTACGAATGGACACAACCGCTTGCAGGTTGGGATGGACGTTCTACCAGCGGACTTGAACTCAATAGCGGAACCTACTTCTATGTCATCACTGCCAAAGGAGTGGACGGAGAAAAAGTAACCGACTATAAGTTTAACGGAGACGTGACGCTTATCAGATAG